Proteins encoded in a region of the Acomys russatus chromosome 14, mAcoRus1.1, whole genome shotgun sequence genome:
- the Tmem25 gene encoding transmembrane protein 25, with amino-acid sequence MELPLSQATLRHTLLLLPALLSSGQGELAPQIDGQTWAERALRENERHAFTCRVAGGSATPRLAWYLDGQLQEATTSRLLSVGGGAFSGGTSTFTVTAQRSQHELNCSLQDPGNGRSANASVILNVQFKPEIAHVGAKYQEAQGPGLLVVLFALVRANPPANVTWIDQDGPVTVNASDFLVLDAQNYPWLTNHTVQLQLRSLAHNLSVVATNDVGVTSASLPAPGLLATRVEVPLLGIVVAGGLALGTLVGFSTLVACLVCRKEKKTKGPSRRPSLISSDSNNLKLNNVRLPRENMSLPSNLQLNDLTPDLRGKATERPMAQHSSRPELLEAEAGGLLTSRGFIRLPMLGYIYRVSSVSSDEIWL; translated from the exons ATGGAGTTGCCTCTAAGCCAAGCTACCCTCCGGCACACACTGCTGCTCCTGCCAGCCCTCTTGAGTTCAG GTCAAGGGGAGCTGGCACCACAAATTGATGGTCAGACCTGGGCTGAGAGAGCACTTCGGGAGAATGAGCGCCATGCCTTCACCTGTCGGGTGGCAGGGGGTTCTGCCACTCCCCGGTTAGCCTGGTACCTGGATGGACAGCTACAGGAGGCCACCACCTCAAGACTGCTGAGTGTGGGCGGGGGAGCCTTCTCTGGAGGTACCAGCACTTTCACTGTCACTGCCCAGCGGTCCCAGCATGAGCTTAACTGTTCCCTGCAGGACCCAGGGAATGGCCGGTCAGCCAATGCCTCTGTGATCCTCAATGTTCAAT TTAAACCAGAGATTGCGCATGTTGGAGCCAAGTACCAGGAAGCTCAGGGCCCAGGCCTTCTGGTTGTCCTATTTGCCCTGGTACGGGCCAACCCACCTGCCAATGTCACCTGGATTGACCAGGATGGGCCAGTGACTGTCAATGCTTCTGACTTCCTGGTGCTGGATGCTCAGAATTATCCCTGGCTCACCAACCACACCGTGCAGCTGCAGCTGCGCAGTTTGGCGCACAACCTCTCAGTGGTGGCCACCAATGACGTGGGCGTCACCAGTGCCTCACTTCCAGCTCCAG GGCTCCTGGCCACCCGAGTAGAAGTGCCACTGCTGGGCATCGTTGTGGCTGGAGGGCTTGCCTTGGGCACTCTAGTGGGGTTCAGTACCTTGGTGGCCTGCCTCGTctgcaggaaagagaagaaaaccaaag GTCCCTCTCGGCGTCCATCCCTGATATCTAG TGACTCCAATAACCTGAAACTGAATAACGTGCGCTTGCCGCGAGAGAACATGTCCCTCCCGTCCAACCTTCAGCTCAATGACCTCACTCCAGATCTCAGAG GGAAAGCCACAGAGCGGCCAATGGCTCAGCATAGCAGCCGTCCAGAGCTACTAGAAGCGGAGGCGGGTGGTCTCCTCACCAGCCGAG gcttcaTCCGTCTCCCAATGTTGGGCTACATCTACCGAGTGTCCAGCGTAAGCAGTGATGAGATCTGGCTCTGA
- the Ift46 gene encoding intraflagellar transport protein 46 homolog produces the protein MKEIAPCKNRKPLLCPAAGEKKKPSQLTPQRGFSENDDDDDDDSSETDSDDDDDDEEHGAPLEGAYDPADYEHLPVSAEIKELFEYISRYTPQLIDLDHKLKPFIPDFIPAVGDIDAFLKVPRPDGKPDHLGLLMLDEPSTKQSDPTVLSLWLTENSKQHNITQHVKVKSLEDAEKNPKAIDTWIESISELHRSKPPATVHYTRPMPDIDTLMQEWSPELEELLGKVSLPTVEIDCSLAEYIDMICALLDIPFYKSRIQSLHLLFSLYSEFKNSQHFKALAEGKKAFTPPPNSASQAGDADSLTFI, from the exons ATGAAGGAGATAGCACCGTGCAAAAACAGGAAGCCCCTGCTCTGCCCTGCTGCTGGT gagaagaagaagccctCACAACTGACACCGCAGCGGGGCTTCAGTGAaaatgatgatgacgacgacgatgactcATCTGAGACTGATtccgatgacgatgatgacgatgaggAGCATGGAGCGCCTCTGGAAGG AGCCTACGATCCTGCAGACTACGAGCATCTACCAGTGTCAGCGGAGATCAAGGAACTCTTTGAGTACATCAGCCG GTACACGCCTCAGTTGATCGATCTGGACCACAAACTGAAACCTTTCATTCCTGATTTCATCCCAGCTGTTGGGGATATTGATGCATTTTTAAAG GTGCCACGGCCTGATGGAAAGCCTGACCACCTCGGCCTCTTGATGTTAGATGAACCATCTACGAAGCAGTCGGACCCCACTGTGCTCTCCCTGTGGTTAACAGAGAATTCCAAGCAGCACAACATCACG CAACATGTGAAAGTAAAGAGCCTGGAGGATGCAGAAAAGAATCCCAAAGCCATTGACACCTGGATTGAGAGCATCTCTGAGTTACACCGCTCTAAGCCTCCTGCGACTGTGCACTACACCAG GCCCATGCCTGACATTGACACGCTGATGCAGGAGTGGTCCCCCGAGCTTGAAGAGCTCTTAGGAAAG GTGAGCCTGCCCACGGTAGAGATCGACTGTAGCCTGGCCGAGTACATTGACATGATCTGTG CTCTCCTGGACATCCCCTTCTACAAGAGCCGGATCCAGTCCCTCCACCTGCTCTTTTCCCTCTACTCAGAATTCAAGAACTCCCAG CATTTTAAAGCTCTCGCTGAAGGGAAGAAAGcattcacccctccccccaactctgcctcccaggctggGGATGCAGATTCACTAACTTTcatctga